The genomic region CTATCAGTTCTTTAACACTCACTATACTTTTTACGCGCGGAGCATTGGCTCCAACAAAGGCAAAGCCTTTGTTCATTTTGCCCTGTTCGGCATTCACCAATGCAAGTGCAATACAATACGGCGCAGTTGCATAATCACAGGTTTTTAAACACTTCCACGGACACGCAAATGGCATTCGGTGACCCAGTTTCACCTCATCGATAAAGGTATTTCGGATAGCTCTTCCGGGCATCCCTACAGGGCTTGTAATAATTTCAATATCCTCTTCGGTACAGTCAATCAACGAGCGTTTGAATTCTTCGGATGCGTCGCATTCGTAGGTTCCGATAAACCGCGTTGCCATCTGAACACCGTCGGCACCCAGCGTCATAATATTGTAGATATCCTCACCGGTATAAATTCCACCGGCTGCAATTACCGGAATTTTCCGCTGATGCTTGTCACCGTATGTATTCACTACGGACACAACTTCAGGAAGAATTTTCTCCAGTGCAAAATCAGGATCATTAATCTGTTCTTTCTTAAAGCCAAGATGCCCACCGGCTCTCGGACCTTCAACAACAACGGCATCCGGAATATAATCGTAATTGCGCTCCCAGGCTCTGAAAATAAGATTTGCAGCCCGTGCTGAAGAAACGATAACAACAAATCGTGTTTTACCGCTGCGGATTTGTTCTGCACTTATAGAATCACCCAAACGCATTGGCATTCCGGCGCCCATAACAATAAGGTCGGCTTCTTCTTCAAGACAGGTCGCGATGATGTTCTCAAAATTGGTAAGTGCGTACATTACGTTCACACCAACAACACCTTTGGTAAGTTTTCGCATTATACCAATTTCTTTCCGGAGGCCGCGAAGATTAGCTGCAGCATTATCCTTATTGAAATCAGGTTCGTACATGCCTATCCCAACAGCAGCGATAACACCCATGCCGCCTTCATTGGCAACGGCAGAAGCAAGTCTGGATCGTGTGATTCCAACACCCATGCCACCAAGCAAGAGCGGAATTTGGGACTCATACGTCCCTATTTTAAGTTTTGGTAATTCTTCGAATTTCATCAGATAATGATGCCTTTCTAAATACCGCGCTCACGGAGCGGTCACTTTCGTATGTAATTTACTAACTTCTGTCGGAAATAAGGAATATCCGTAAGATAGGAACCCTATAAACAACGACTAACAAAGGTACAACTTATTTATAATCGATTGGTATATTTTTATTAATATTCTTACAATGTTGATGTTACATTAACATAAAATTGTGATTTAAGAAGGCAGAATAACGCATTTAATGAAATAAATATATGGATAACAGACTGGGTGTTTGCAATATGGCAGGACATAAGTCGGGGTAAAATGCATTATTGTTCAAAATCCAGTATTAGAAATATGAGCAGGACTATCTCATGAAAAATGTCCTGTTACTCTCCAAAATCTGAAAAAATTTCAGGCATCTCGTCACAAATTTATACATTTGTCACGTTCAATTAGGGGTGCCCTAAACAATCGGGCTGAGATCATACTCATAGAACCTGCTCCGGGTAATGCCGGCGAAGGGAAAAATAAACTACAGGAATGGCTTTTGCCTCTGTTGACCATTCCGGGTTTAACTAAAACAGTAAAAGAATGAAAAGGTTTTTTGTTTTTATGGCATTGCCAATGCTATGCATGTGTGCTGCAACGGCACAATTTTCCATCACCGGTAAGGTAACCGACAAAGCGACCGGGAATCCTCTCACTTCAGCAAACATAGTTATTGAAAACACCTGGCTTGCGGCCACTTCAGATGCATCGGGTAATTTCATCTTTAAAAATGTGAAAGCAGGGAAGTACACAATTAAAGCAAGTTTTATAGGTTACAAAAACCTGGAAGCGGCGATTGACCTGCAGTCTGATACCAGAATAGATTTAATTCTGGAGAAAAGC from Bacteroidota bacterium harbors:
- a CDS encoding nitronate monooxygenase is translated as MKFEELPKLKIGTYESQIPLLLGGMGVGITRSRLASAVANEGGMGVIAAVGIGMYEPDFNKDNAAANLRGLRKEIGIMRKLTKGVVGVNVMYALTNFENIIATCLEEEADLIVMGAGMPMRLGDSISAEQIRSGKTRFVVIVSSARAANLIFRAWERNYDYIPDAVVVEGPRAGGHLGFKKEQINDPDFALEKILPEVVSVVNTYGDKHQRKIPVIAAGGIYTGEDIYNIMTLGADGVQMATRFIGTYECDASEEFKRSLIDCTEEDIEIITSPVGMPGRAIRNTFIDEVKLGHRMPFACPWKCLKTCDYATAPYCIALALVNAEQGKMNKGFAFVGANAPRVKSIVSVKELIDELKLEYEAATIQALTGEPALIKIKPADTTV